In one window of Deltaproteobacteria bacterium DNA:
- a CDS encoding 2-oxoacid:acceptor oxidoreductase subunit alpha, translating to MESKKVLHMSLVGSGGDGVMATANMILKTAAKMGFYGMMAQSYGPQIRGGESAAHVSIGAEPVRVTNPKKDLVICFRFADVTRFAKELSVGPGACVLHGKEEGELPSILKSEGGVTLPIPFQEILEKEGLPEIAKNVLVFGMFLHLLGWELKHGSACIREVFGHKSSAVISSNLKAMEVGFSSLESVTLPFQCPKPQKAVERKLFSGNEACARGAVDAGCRFFAGYPITPSSEILEEIYDLLPKVGGKLIQGEDEIASLGMVVGASYGGVPAMTATSGPGLSLMTEMLGLSSIAEIPVVIVDCQRAGPSTGIPSRTEQSDLWHALYGGHGDFPRVVLAPTDVKDCFQTMHRAFYLSETYQIPVLVLSDALIAQRLEIMDPVDASGFPHGKRLLAKPPFENYQRFDLQIGYAGGSGTGVNPVAIPGTPEGMHSIAGIEHTEKGTPSSDGDQHQIMNQKRFLKLKTIAKETAPWYSIQGSAKADHALITWGSCAGVAEEYLLHHPETALFVPQILEPFPVEGLQKFLKDKKSVTVLEMNHQGQFYHHLRALGLLDEGKSAVSARRSGGLPFKVEDLEQMMKKTMDYEKDNGPWTIYHGL from the coding sequence ATGGAGTCGAAAAAAGTATTGCATATGTCTCTGGTTGGAAGCGGCGGCGACGGTGTGATGGCAACCGCCAATATGATTTTAAAAACCGCCGCGAAAATGGGTTTTTACGGCATGATGGCACAGAGTTACGGCCCGCAAATCCGTGGTGGTGAGTCGGCCGCTCATGTCAGCATCGGTGCGGAACCGGTTCGCGTCACCAATCCCAAAAAAGATTTGGTGATCTGTTTTCGGTTTGCCGATGTGACTCGCTTTGCGAAGGAATTGTCCGTCGGTCCCGGTGCCTGTGTTCTTCACGGAAAAGAAGAAGGGGAGTTGCCCTCCATTCTTAAATCAGAAGGGGGAGTAACACTGCCGATCCCTTTTCAGGAAATCCTCGAGAAAGAAGGCCTTCCCGAAATTGCGAAGAATGTTTTGGTTTTCGGAATGTTCCTTCACCTTCTCGGTTGGGAACTCAAACACGGTTCTGCCTGCATCCGCGAAGTTTTCGGACACAAATCTTCCGCCGTTATTTCCAGCAATTTGAAAGCAATGGAGGTAGGTTTTAGCTCTCTGGAATCTGTGACACTTCCGTTTCAATGTCCCAAACCGCAAAAAGCGGTGGAACGAAAATTGTTCAGTGGAAATGAAGCTTGCGCTCGCGGTGCGGTCGATGCGGGTTGCCGTTTTTTTGCGGGCTATCCGATCACTCCGTCTTCGGAAATTTTGGAGGAAATTTACGACCTGCTTCCGAAGGTGGGAGGAAAACTAATTCAGGGAGAAGATGAAATTGCGTCGCTCGGAATGGTGGTCGGCGCAAGTTATGGTGGTGTTCCTGCCATGACCGCCACCAGCGGTCCGGGGCTTTCGTTGATGACGGAGATGTTGGGGCTTTCCAGTATCGCGGAAATTCCCGTGGTGATTGTCGACTGCCAGCGCGCGGGTCCTTCAACGGGCATTCCTTCGCGCACCGAACAGTCTGATCTTTGGCACGCGCTTTACGGCGGTCATGGTGATTTTCCAAGAGTTGTGCTTGCTCCGACCGACGTGAAGGATTGTTTTCAAACAATGCATCGTGCTTTTTATCTTTCTGAAACGTATCAAATTCCCGTGCTCGTTCTTTCAGATGCCTTGATCGCTCAGCGACTTGAAATCATGGATCCGGTGGATGCCTCCGGTTTCCCGCATGGTAAAAGATTGCTGGCAAAACCACCGTTTGAAAACTATCAGCGTTTCGATCTTCAGATCGGTTACGCTGGCGGAAGTGGGACTGGTGTGAATCCCGTGGCCATTCCGGGAACTCCAGAGGGAATGCACAGCATCGCCGGAATTGAACACACGGAAAAGGGAACTCCTTCCTCGGATGGAGATCAACATCAGATCATGAACCAAAAACGTTTTTTGAAATTGAAAACCATCGCGAAAGAAACCGCGCCTTGGTATTCCATTCAGGGTTCTGCCAAGGCCGACCATGCCTTGATCACATGGGGAAGTTGTGCCGGAGTGGCCGAGGAATATTTGTTGCACCATCCTGAGACAGCCCTTTTTGTCCCGCAAATTTTGGAACCTTTTCCGGTTGAGGGACTGCAAAAATTTCTCAAAGATAAAAAAAGTGTCACCGTGTTGGAAATGAACCATCAAGGTCAGTTCTATCATCATCTACGTGCGCTTGGTCTCCTTGATGAAGGCAAATCCGCAGTCAGTGCCCGGCGGTCGGGAGGACTACCGTTTAAGGTGGAAGATTTAGAACAAATGATGAAAAAGACAATGGACTATGAAAAAGACAATGGACCATGGACTATATACCATGGACTATAG
- a CDS encoding 2-oxoacid:ferredoxin oxidoreductase subunit beta has translation MNNLNPKKPIDYRNDIHPVWCAGCGDYGVLKSFTRAFAKLELSNERIAVISGIGCSSRLPGYCETYGFNSVHGRSLPIATGLKTARPDLTVVACGGDGDAFAIGIGHIPHAIRRNPDLTYFVMDNSIYGLTKGQASPTTSTELKKMRGLPGAEEIPVNPALFILSCGAGFVARTQAGDMGHMTEMLTQAIQYPGFAFIHCLSVCVTYQGREFQTGLEQKIHALPEGYNASNIDSAFQIARNDPWALGVLYRRPPEESQFSPVTEPVDE, from the coding sequence ATGAATAATTTAAACCCAAAAAAGCCGATAGACTATCGCAATGACATTCATCCCGTTTGGTGTGCCGGATGCGGTGATTACGGAGTTCTGAAAAGTTTCACGCGGGCTTTTGCCAAGCTGGAACTTTCCAATGAGCGCATCGCCGTTATTTCCGGCATCGGTTGTTCCAGTCGTTTGCCGGGTTATTGTGAAACGTATGGATTCAACAGCGTTCACGGACGGTCGCTTCCCATCGCGACGGGACTTAAAACGGCGCGTCCGGATTTGACCGTCGTTGCGTGCGGGGGAGATGGAGACGCCTTTGCGATCGGGATCGGTCACATTCCGCATGCCATCCGTCGCAATCCGGATCTCACTTATTTTGTCATGGATAATTCCATTTACGGACTCACAAAGGGACAGGCATCTCCGACCACTTCCACGGAGTTGAAAAAAATGCGAGGGCTTCCGGGTGCTGAAGAAATTCCGGTCAACCCCGCTCTGTTTATTCTTTCGTGTGGTGCGGGTTTTGTCGCAAGAACTCAAGCAGGGGACATGGGACACATGACGGAAATGTTGACGCAGGCCATTCAGTATCCCGGCTTTGCCTTCATTCATTGTTTGTCCGTTTGTGTCACCTATCAGGGTCGGGAATTTCAGACGGGTTTGGAACAAAAAATTCACGCACTCCCGGAAGGATACAATGCCAGCAACATCGACAGTGCCTTCCAAATTGCAAGAAACGACCCATGGGCATTGGGAGTCCTCTATCGCCGCCCGCCAGAGGAAAGCCAGTTTTCCCCTGTTACGGAACCGGTGGATGAGTAA
- a CDS encoding NAD-dependent malic enzyme, with protein MKKNYIPKKGTDGIKFLEVRAKGRNLLHDPLLNKGTGFTKEERVAFELVGLLPAHISTLEEQLTRVYENFKWKQSNLEKYIQLRVLQDRNEVLFYALLNRHLEEMAPIIYTPTVGEAVQLHSHIFRFARGLYISPENIGHIKEMADNLPTRQIEMIVVTDNQGILGIGDQGIGGMGIPIGKLSLYTLAGGIHPSACLPISLDVGTDNEILLKDPLYLGMKHKRCKGTPYFQFIDTFVERIRELYPKALIQWEDLSKQNAFHILKQYRDTFLSFNDDIQGTGAVAVSGLLNAVKIKNEKFSDQVFCVYGAGAGGIGVSRQIYHTLLEEGLSKADAKKRIFVLDSQGLITTQRKNLDEYKRPFAQETAEESSLVNVIKNKKITVLLGLSGTPGVFNQQVVAAMLVNTNRPIIFPLSNPTSKCEAHPKDLITWSEGQVIVATGSPFEPVSYKGKKIVIGQGNNAFIFPGVGLGVLASGASKITDKMFTVATNTLAEQISTDDRKEGIIYPSIKNLRNVSIQVAKAVFQQAVKEGQVPALPGREANSKSLRSQKSVAKKPSKDPSQIIQDRMWDPIYVPFKREKVA; from the coding sequence ATGAAAAAAAATTACATTCCAAAAAAAGGAACAGACGGAATTAAATTTCTGGAGGTCCGGGCAAAGGGGCGCAATCTTTTGCACGATCCTCTGCTGAACAAGGGAACGGGATTTACAAAAGAGGAGCGCGTTGCGTTCGAACTGGTTGGTCTTCTTCCAGCACATATTTCCACTCTTGAGGAACAACTCACAAGAGTTTACGAAAATTTCAAATGGAAGCAATCCAATCTGGAAAAATATATTCAGCTTCGCGTGTTGCAGGATCGTAACGAGGTTTTGTTTTACGCTCTTTTGAACCGCCATTTGGAAGAGATGGCCCCCATTATTTATACTCCAACGGTGGGAGAGGCGGTGCAACTGCACAGTCACATCTTCCGGTTTGCGAGGGGACTTTATATTTCTCCGGAAAATATCGGGCACATAAAAGAAATGGCGGACAATCTTCCCACGCGCCAGATCGAGATGATTGTTGTCACCGACAATCAGGGAATTTTGGGGATCGGGGATCAGGGGATTGGCGGCATGGGCATCCCCATCGGCAAACTCTCATTATATACGTTGGCAGGGGGAATTCATCCTTCCGCATGTTTGCCGATCAGTCTTGATGTGGGAACTGACAATGAAATTCTTCTCAAGGACCCTCTCTATCTGGGAATGAAACACAAAAGATGCAAAGGAACTCCCTACTTCCAGTTCATCGATACGTTTGTGGAAAGAATAAGGGAGTTATATCCTAAGGCTCTCATCCAGTGGGAAGACTTAAGCAAACAAAACGCCTTTCATATTCTCAAACAATATCGGGACACGTTCCTCTCTTTCAATGATGACATTCAGGGAACCGGTGCTGTGGCCGTGAGCGGACTTTTGAATGCCGTGAAAATAAAAAACGAAAAATTTTCCGATCAGGTATTTTGTGTCTATGGCGCCGGCGCCGGTGGTATTGGCGTGTCGCGCCAGATATATCACACTCTATTGGAAGAAGGACTCTCGAAGGCCGATGCGAAAAAACGGATTTTTGTTTTGGACAGTCAGGGACTCATCACCACACAGCGAAAAAATCTGGACGAATACAAACGCCCGTTTGCGCAAGAGACCGCGGAAGAATCCTCGCTTGTAAATGTAATAAAAAATAAAAAAATCACCGTGTTGCTCGGTCTCTCCGGCACACCCGGAGTTTTCAATCAGCAGGTTGTCGCGGCTATGCTTGTAAATACCAATCGACCGATTATTTTTCCTTTGTCCAATCCAACTTCCAAATGTGAAGCCCATCCCAAAGATTTGATCACATGGAGCGAGGGACAGGTCATTGTTGCCACAGGTAGCCCTTTCGAACCGGTGTCTTATAAAGGAAAGAAAATTGTCATCGGGCAGGGAAACAATGCTTTCATTTTCCCCGGTGTTGGTTTGGGAGTGTTGGCTTCGGGAGCGTCAAAAATCACGGATAAAATGTTCACGGTTGCTACCAATACGCTCGCAGAACAAATCAGCACAGACGACCGGAAAGAGGGCATCATTTATCCTTCCATAAAAAATCTGCGAAATGTTTCCATCCAAGTAGCCAAAGCCGTATTTCAGCAGGCTGTCAAAGAAGGTCAAGTCCCGGCTTTGCCGGGACGCGAAGCAAACTCGAAGAGTTTGCGGAGTCAAAAAAGTGTAGCCAAGAAACCAAGCAAAGACCCATCCCAAATCATTCAAGATAGAATGTGGGACCCCATCTACGTTCCTTTCAAAAGAGAAAAAGTCGCGTAG
- the nrfD gene encoding polysulfide reductase NrfD, protein MVETFQYLFPNDMHIHWSLMIVMYPYLTGLVAGAFVVSSLYHVFNMEQLKPVGRFALLTSFAFLCFATLPLINHLGHPERAMNIMITPHFSSAMAGFGIIYNFYLLLVLVELWLVYRADIIEFAKASRGWRRTVYKVLALGVYDVSKEALENDRRAVIFLASIGIPAACFLHGYVGFLFGALKSNPWWSTPLMPIIFLFSAMVSGIALLIVLYQSIMKIRGERIDQDCISRLAQLLWLFMTVTVSLELLEIITLAYEQGEAWVVIAQLITHQLSFSFISVQMILGSLIPFIILMITVLMDRYLHEKVRNTLSFVASSLLLIQVFAMRWNVVIGGQIFSKSFRGFRDYHPLFLEKEGILAAIIIFILPFIWLFILNRFLPAFETPRTRDGEFVK, encoded by the coding sequence ATGGTTGAAACTTTCCAATATCTTTTTCCCAACGACATGCACATTCATTGGAGTTTGATGATCGTCATGTATCCCTATTTGACGGGACTCGTCGCCGGCGCTTTCGTTGTTTCTTCTCTTTATCATGTCTTTAATATGGAGCAGTTGAAACCGGTGGGCCGGTTTGCGCTTTTGACTTCGTTCGCTTTTCTCTGTTTTGCCACTCTGCCGCTGATAAATCACTTGGGGCATCCGGAACGTGCCATGAATATCATGATCACCCCTCACTTCTCTTCGGCCATGGCTGGGTTCGGTATCATTTACAATTTTTATTTGCTTCTGGTTCTCGTCGAACTTTGGCTCGTCTACCGCGCGGACATCATTGAATTTGCCAAAGCCTCCCGCGGCTGGCGAAGAACTGTTTATAAAGTCTTGGCTCTGGGTGTTTATGACGTCAGCAAAGAGGCGTTGGAGAATGATCGCCGGGCCGTCATCTTTCTGGCATCCATCGGTATTCCCGCGGCCTGTTTTCTGCACGGTTATGTCGGCTTTCTTTTCGGCGCTTTGAAATCCAACCCGTGGTGGTCCACCCCTCTTATGCCGATCATCTTTCTTTTTTCCGCCATGGTCTCGGGCATCGCGCTCCTCATCGTTCTCTATCAAAGCATTATGAAAATTCGCGGAGAGCGCATCGATCAGGATTGTATCTCAAGACTGGCTCAACTCCTCTGGCTCTTCATGACGGTCACCGTCTCTTTGGAATTGCTGGAAATTATCACATTGGCTTATGAACAAGGCGAGGCGTGGGTCGTTATCGCGCAACTCATCACGCATCAACTTTCTTTTTCTTTTATTTCTGTGCAAATGATTTTGGGATCTCTGATTCCCTTCATCATCTTGATGATCACCGTTTTGATGGACCGCTATCTGCACGAAAAAGTCCGTAACACCCTTTCCTTCGTCGCCTCTTCTCTTTTGCTGATTCAGGTTTTTGCCATGCGCTGGAATGTTGTGATCGGCGGACAGATTTTCTCGAAGAGCTTCAGGGGGTTTAGAGATTATCATCCTCTCTTTTTGGAAAAGGAAGGAATCCTAGCGGCCATCATCATTTTCATTCTTCCCTTCATCTGGCTTTTCATCCTGAACCGCTTCCTCCCCGCTTTTGAGACACCCCGAACGCGGGATGGAGAATTTGTAAAATAA